The region TGAACTATTGATCTACCGACATtcttataaaaattataactttAAGTTACCAAGACAAACTATGTGACTACTACTGTGAACGTTTTGCTATAAGGCAGGGTCagtaatcaaaatattttttattattgtcgttAGGAAGCTAAGGAAACACTGTGCGACCCGTCAAAGCGAGCACTGTACGACAAGTGGAGGCAGAGCGGCATCGCCATGGGCTACAAGCAGTGGCTTGGCATGAAGGAACACGTGCAGCAGTCCATGCACTGGTCCAAGCCCAACACCAAGGACCGCATGGTGGAGGGCGCGTCCGGCCCGTCCAGCCTCGGGCCggccggcggcgcggcgcgccgcGCCTCCGAGGGCGGCGCCGCGCTGTGGGGCCGCTGGGGAGGCAACCAGGAACCGCCCTCCGAGGTCATCTCCAAGTTCCGCAACTATG is a window of Cydia splendana chromosome 1, ilCydSple1.2, whole genome shotgun sequence DNA encoding:
- the LOC134792170 gene encoding J domain-containing protein; translated protein: MTGVDEILNYQRSPDDDFYALLGCDENSSAEQITAEFKILALQHHPDKNDGDKEAEAKFQKLKEAKETLCDPSKRALYDKWRQSGIAMGYKQWLGMKEHVQQSMHWSKPNTKDRMVEGASGPSSLGPAGGAARRASEGGAALWGRWGGNQEPPSEVISKFRNYEI